One Streptomyces sp. CNQ-509 DNA window includes the following coding sequences:
- the rpsA gene encoding 30S ribosomal protein S1: MTSSTENTAAATTQVAVNDIGSEEAFLAAIDETIKYFNDGDIVDGVIVKVDRDEVLLDIGYKTEGVIPSRELSIKHDVDPNEVVAVGDEIEALVLQKEDKEGRLILSKKRAQYERAWGTIEKIKEEDGIVTGTVIEVVKGGLILDIGLRGFLPASLVEMRRVRDLQPYVGKELEAKIIELDKNRNNVVLSRRAWLEQTQSEVRQTFLTTLQKGQVRSGVVSSIVNFGAFVDLGGVDGLVHVSELSWKHIDHPSEVVEVGQEVTVEVLDVDMDRERVSLSLKATQEDPWQQFARTHQIGQVVPGKVTKLVPFGAFVRVDEGIEGLVHISELAERHVEIPEQVVQVGDEIFVKVIDIDLERRRISLSLKQANETFGPDPMAVDFDPTLYGMAASYDDQGNYIYPEGFDPETNEWLDGYEKQREEWEGQYAEAHARFEQHQAQVVKSREADAQAAAEAGDSAPAPSGGGSYSSEGADDSGALASDEALAALREKLAGGQS, from the coding sequence TCGTGAAGGTCGACCGGGACGAGGTCCTGCTCGACATCGGCTACAAGACCGAGGGTGTCATCCCTTCCCGGGAACTCTCGATCAAGCACGACGTCGACCCGAACGAGGTCGTCGCCGTCGGCGACGAGATCGAGGCCCTTGTGCTCCAGAAGGAGGACAAGGAAGGCCGGCTGATCCTCTCGAAGAAGCGCGCGCAGTACGAGCGTGCGTGGGGCACCATCGAGAAGATCAAGGAAGAGGACGGCATCGTCACCGGTACCGTCATCGAGGTCGTCAAGGGCGGTCTCATCCTCGACATCGGCTTGCGGGGCTTCCTCCCCGCGTCGCTGGTCGAGATGCGCCGCGTACGCGACCTCCAGCCCTATGTCGGCAAGGAGCTCGAAGCCAAGATCATCGAGCTGGACAAGAACCGGAACAACGTGGTTCTGTCCCGCCGTGCCTGGCTCGAGCAGACCCAGTCCGAGGTCCGCCAGACCTTCCTCACCACCCTCCAGAAGGGCCAGGTGCGGTCGGGTGTGGTCTCCTCGATCGTCAACTTCGGCGCCTTCGTGGACCTGGGCGGCGTGGACGGCCTGGTGCACGTGTCCGAGCTGTCCTGGAAGCACATCGACCACCCGTCCGAGGTCGTCGAGGTCGGCCAGGAGGTCACGGTCGAGGTCCTGGACGTCGACATGGACCGCGAGCGCGTCTCGCTGTCCCTGAAGGCGACCCAGGAAGACCCGTGGCAGCAGTTCGCGCGGACGCACCAGATCGGTCAGGTCGTGCCCGGCAAGGTCACGAAGCTGGTGCCGTTCGGCGCGTTCGTCCGCGTCGACGAGGGCATCGAGGGCCTGGTCCACATCTCCGAGCTGGCCGAGCGCCACGTGGAGATCCCGGAGCAGGTCGTCCAGGTCGGGGACGAGATCTTCGTCAAGGTCATCGACATCGACCTGGAGCGCCGCCGCATCAGCCTCTCGCTGAAGCAGGCGAACGAGACCTTCGGGCCCGACCCGATGGCCGTCGACTTCGACCCGACGCTCTACGGCATGGCGGCGTCGTACGACGACCAGGGCAACTACATCTACCCCGAGGGCTTCGACCCCGAGACCAACGAGTGGCTCGACGGGTACGAGAAGCAGCGCGAGGAGTGGGAGGGCCAGTACGCCGAGGCCCACGCCCGCTTCGAGCAGCACCAGGCGCAGGTCGTCAAGTCCCGCGAGGCCGACGCCCAGGCGGCGGCCGAGGCGGGCGACTCGGCGCCGGCACCGTCCGGCGGCGGTTCGTACTCCTCCGAGGGTGCGGACGACTCCGGCGCGCTGGCCTCGGACGAGGCGCTGGCGGCCCTCCGCGAGAAGCTGGCCGGCGGCCAGAGCTGA
- a CDS encoding sensor histidine kinase, whose amino-acid sequence MPLPVRQLRLPQGRAADTALAAGTGALVALGTVQAFIGQRREPWATTALGWALIVLACGALYFARRHPVAVGAFVIPAVGVYYVASAYDGPLFVVLVIALYCVAAAGRLRAAAALGALVVTGTAAGTLSGNDDVNGIALFMLTGWVVAVVALGAMWHGRRAHVEGEVRRRATEQRLRIARELHDVIGHNISLINVQSGAALHRLKKSDAPDPAAADALATIKETSRETLRELRTTLGVLRQVDDEAPTAPAPGLARLGELTERAADTAGLRVKTVVAGAERTLPAELDLTAYRVVQESLTNVARHARGATSVTVRLDYGERELRLAVEDDGRAAAAEARAGGGAGAGPGTAAAGGGSGIDGMRERARAVGGELAAGPRPGGAGFAVTARLPYGTEHAQA is encoded by the coding sequence ATGCCCCTGCCCGTACGTCAGCTCCGCCTGCCCCAGGGCCGCGCGGCGGACACCGCCCTCGCGGCCGGGACGGGTGCGCTGGTGGCGCTCGGCACGGTGCAGGCGTTCATCGGCCAGCGCCGGGAGCCGTGGGCGACGACGGCGCTGGGCTGGGCGCTCATCGTGCTGGCCTGCGGGGCGCTGTACTTCGCCCGCCGTCATCCGGTCGCCGTGGGCGCGTTCGTCATCCCGGCCGTCGGCGTCTACTACGTGGCCAGCGCGTACGACGGCCCGCTGTTCGTCGTGCTCGTCATCGCGCTGTACTGCGTGGCCGCCGCCGGGCGGCTGCGCGCGGCGGCGGCGCTGGGCGCGCTCGTCGTCACCGGCACCGCGGCCGGGACGCTCTCGGGCAACGACGACGTCAACGGCATCGCGCTGTTCATGCTCACCGGCTGGGTGGTCGCCGTGGTGGCGCTGGGCGCGATGTGGCACGGCCGGCGCGCGCACGTCGAGGGCGAGGTACGCCGGCGCGCGACCGAGCAACGGCTGCGTATCGCACGCGAGTTGCACGATGTCATCGGGCACAACATCTCGCTGATCAACGTCCAGTCCGGCGCCGCCCTGCACCGGCTGAAGAAGAGCGACGCTCCCGACCCGGCCGCCGCCGACGCGCTGGCCACCATCAAGGAGACCAGCCGCGAGACGCTGCGCGAGCTGCGCACCACGCTGGGGGTGCTCCGGCAGGTCGACGACGAGGCGCCGACGGCGCCCGCGCCGGGGCTGGCGCGCCTGGGTGAGCTGACGGAGCGGGCGGCGGACACGGCGGGGCTGCGGGTGAAGACGGTGGTGGCGGGCGCGGAGCGGACGCTCCCCGCGGAACTGGACCTGACCGCGTACCGGGTGGTGCAGGAGTCGCTGACGAACGTCGCGCGGCATGCGCGGGGGGCCACATCCGTGACCGTACGGCTGGACTACGGTGAGCGGGAACTGCGGCTGGCGGTGGAGGACGACGGCCGGGCTGCGGCTGCCGAGGCCCGCGCCGGGGGCGGAGCCGGCGCCGGACCCGGGACCGCCGCGGCCGGCGGCGGCAGCGGCATCGACGGGATGCGGGAGCGGGCGCGGGCGGTCGGCGGGGAACTGGCCGCGGGCCCCCGGCCCGGAGGCGCCGGCTTCGCCGTCACCGCCCGGCTGCCCTACGGAACGGAGCACGCCCAGGCATGA
- a CDS encoding response regulator transcription factor, translated as MIRILLADDQKLVRAGFRSILADEDDLDVVGEASDGAEAVAACRELRPDVVLMDIRMPGTDGLEAARRIAADERLADVRVVILTTFDLDDYVYGALRAGAAGFLVKDTEPEELIHAVRVAARGDALISPSVTRRLIAEFAGRVEAPEPSPRLNALTEREAEVMQLVAAGLTNDEIAARLVLSPATAKTHVSRIMTKLGVRDRAQMVVLAYESGMVRPGWLAP; from the coding sequence ATGATCAGGATTCTGCTCGCGGACGACCAGAAGCTGGTGCGCGCCGGCTTCCGCTCGATCCTGGCGGACGAGGACGACCTCGACGTGGTCGGGGAGGCGAGCGACGGCGCCGAGGCGGTGGCCGCGTGCCGCGAACTGCGCCCCGACGTCGTCCTGATGGACATCCGGATGCCGGGCACCGACGGCCTGGAGGCCGCCCGGCGGATCGCCGCGGACGAGCGGCTGGCGGACGTCCGGGTCGTCATCCTGACGACGTTCGACCTCGACGACTACGTGTACGGGGCGCTGCGCGCCGGCGCCGCCGGGTTCCTGGTCAAGGACACCGAGCCGGAGGAGCTGATCCACGCGGTGCGGGTGGCGGCCCGCGGCGACGCCCTGATCAGCCCGTCGGTGACGCGGCGGCTGATCGCCGAGTTCGCCGGCCGGGTGGAGGCGCCGGAGCCGAGCCCGCGGCTGAACGCGCTGACGGAGCGGGAGGCCGAGGTGATGCAACTGGTGGCGGCAGGGCTGACGAACGACGAGATCGCGGCGCGGCTGGTGCTGAGCCCGGCGACGGCGAAGACGCACGTGAGCCGGATCATGACGAAGCTGGGAGTGCGCGACCGGGCGCAGATGGTGGTGCTGGCGTACGAGTCGGGGATGGTCCGCCCCGGCTGGCTGGCGCCCTGA